In the genome of Tropicibacter oceani, one region contains:
- a CDS encoding cupin domain-containing protein, producing the protein MTPKADEIIQLLRLSPHPEGGHYRQTWVDDTATGRAAGTCIYFLLKGDERSHWHRVDATEIWHYYAGAPLILSLSATEAGPRRDHTLGPDLLAGQRPQIIVPADHWQAARSTGDWTLVGCTVSPGFTFDGFTLAAPDFDIPT; encoded by the coding sequence GTGACCCCCAAAGCAGATGAAATCATTCAGTTGTTGCGCCTGTCGCCGCATCCCGAAGGGGGCCACTATCGGCAGACATGGGTGGATGACACGGCGACCGGGCGCGCCGCCGGCACCTGCATCTATTTCCTGCTCAAGGGTGATGAGCGCAGCCATTGGCACCGCGTCGATGCCACCGAGATCTGGCATTACTACGCCGGGGCGCCGCTGATCCTGTCGCTGTCTGCGACAGAAGCCGGTCCGCGACGCGATCACACACTGGGCCCTGACCTTCTGGCCGGCCAACGCCCTCAGATCATCGTACCCGCAGACCACTGGCAGGCGGCGCGCAGCACCGGGGACTGGACTTTGGTGGGCTGCACCGTGTCACCGGGCTTTACCTTTGACGGCTTTACCCTCGCCGCCCCGGATTTCGACATTCCAACGTGA